The Dyadobacter sandarakinus DNA window TTCAGCCGATTACGGTGCGTCAGCTTCCGGACAGTTCCTACCAGCTTATTTCGGGAGAGCGGCGGCTGCAGGCCAGCCGATCCCTCGGTATGGTGACCATTCCCGCCTATGTAAGAACGGCCAATGACCAGCAAATGCTGGAAATGGCGCTCATCGAAAACATTCAGCGGGAAAACCTGAATGCCATAGAAATTGCACTCAGCTACCAGCGGCTGATCCTTGAATGCAACCTGAAACAGGAGGAACTGGGTGTAAGGGTTGGTAAAAACCGCACGACCGTCAACAACTATATCCGTCTGCTCAAACTGCCTCCCGTAATCCAGGCGGCCCTTCGTGACAATAAAATCAGCATGGGACATGCGCGGGCGATTATCACGATTAACAGTGACCAGAGTCAGTTAAAGATTTTTAACAAAATAATCGAAGAAGGCTGGTCGGTGCGGAAAGTGGAAGAGGAGGTCCGTAAGCTGGGAATGATGAGCAGTATCTCGTTTGCGGCCAAAAAACAAGCAACAATTAATCAGGAAATAAAGTCGTTACAGTTCCAATTATCATCGTTTTTCGGGGCAAAAGTGTCGGTCAAAAGCAATAATGACCATAAAGGGGAGATTAAGATCCCCTTCACGTCCCAGGATGAGCTCAAAAGGATTCTGGAAACACTGAAAGTTAAATAGACTTGAAAAACTGGTTATGGATCGGGCTGATCCTGCTGTCGGGGCAGCATATCATGGGACAAGTAAAAACCGCTGACAGCGTCAGGGTAGCTACGGCGCCGGCCATCGCCGATACGACGCAAAGGGCGGCAATTGATTCCATTGCCGGGAAAAAGAAAAAATTTGCTCCGGTACCCCGGCGCGCAACCCGCCTGGCGCTTATTCCCGGCGGAGGGCAGCTATATAACCGCGATTACTGGAAAGCACCCATCGTTTACCTGGCATTCGGCGGCGGGCTTTATGCTTATTACCTGAACTCAGTTAAATACAAGGATTACCTGGCTACCTACAAGGCCTTTTACGACCTGGATAAGAACAGTCCGAATTACGGCAAGATAAAGGAAGGACTTACGGCCGATTCCACATTGCCGGTTCGTTACAGGAATCTTTTTAATACAAGCAGTACCTACCCGGAAATCAACCGCGACCAGGCGGCACGCGGCAAAAATTACTGGAGACGTAACCGCGGCTTTGCACTGATTGTGTCGGGCCTGATTTACTCACTTACGATTATCGAAGCCAATGTGGCGGCACACATGAAAACATTTGACCTTTCAGATGATCTGACCCTCCGGCTGGAACCCAAGCTTAATCAGCCCGCCATGCGGTCGGCTACACCGGGAGTAAGGCTGGTTTTTAATTTTAAGTAAATAAATCAGAGTACATTATATTTTTGATTAATGAAAATACTACTACTGGGATATGGCAAGATGGGCAAAACGATCGAGCGCATCGCCGAAGAACGCGGGCATACGATCGTTGGACGGATTGACCTGTCAAACCGGGGTGATATGGACGTGCTCAGCACGCCGGATGTAGATGTGGCCATCGAATTCAGCGCACCGGAAGCCGCATATGACAACATCACTTACTGCCTGAAAAAAGGCTGGGCCGTGGTAAGCGGTACTACCGGCTGGCTCGAACACCGCACTGAAATCGAAGAACTTTGTAGAGCACAGAACGGTGCCTTCTTCTATGCGTCCAATTACAGCATCGGGGTGAACCTGTTTTTCAGGCTGAACCGTCAGCTGGCGCGACTGATGGAAGGTCGGGGCTACGAGCCTTCCATGACCGAAATCCACCACATTCACAAGCTTGATGCACCTAGCGGCACTGCAATTACCCTGGCCGAAGGCATTGCAGCAATGTCTGAAAGTGTGGA harbors:
- a CDS encoding ParB/RepB/Spo0J family partition protein, with product MENSNKAKKMTGLGRGLGALLQDSEKINTPRSNARIASPEVVGSMNEIEVDQIDANPYQPRTKFDQEALQELADSIRVQGIIQPITVRQLPDSSYQLISGERRLQASRSLGMVTIPAYVRTANDQQMLEMALIENIQRENLNAIEIALSYQRLILECNLKQEELGVRVGKNRTTVNNYIRLLKLPPVIQAALRDNKISMGHARAIITINSDQSQLKIFNKIIEEGWSVRKVEEEVRKLGMMSSISFAAKKQATINQEIKSLQFQLSSFFGAKVSVKSNNDHKGEIKIPFTSQDELKRILETLKVK
- a CDS encoding DUF5683 domain-containing protein, which encodes MKNWLWIGLILLSGQHIMGQVKTADSVRVATAPAIADTTQRAAIDSIAGKKKKFAPVPRRATRLALIPGGGQLYNRDYWKAPIVYLAFGGGLYAYYLNSVKYKDYLATYKAFYDLDKNSPNYGKIKEGLTADSTLPVRYRNLFNTSSTYPEINRDQAARGKNYWRRNRGFALIVSGLIYSLTIIEANVAAHMKTFDLSDDLTLRLEPKLNQPAMRSATPGVRLVFNFK
- the dapB gene encoding 4-hydroxy-tetrahydrodipicolinate reductase, whose translation is MKILLLGYGKMGKTIERIAEERGHTIVGRIDLSNRGDMDVLSTPDVDVAIEFSAPEAAYDNITYCLKKGWAVVSGTTGWLEHRTEIEELCRAQNGAFFYASNYSIGVNLFFRLNRQLARLMEGRGYEPSMTEIHHIHKLDAPSGTAITLAEGIAAMSESVDGWKLAPEEAEGYITIKAEREGEVPGTHIIRYESEVDTIEISHTAHNRNGFALGAVVAAEWLPGRYGVFGMDDLLKNLD